In the genome of Populus alba chromosome 11, ASM523922v2, whole genome shotgun sequence, one region contains:
- the LOC118031631 gene encoding signal peptidase complex-like protein DTM1 — MANDAALRTSLVWLAVVMVVVGIWTLSFKKVLVTYVLGVLGIAGVLLPDWDYFDRDYSRWFSFVSEQDRLALAQRSGFRLWISPLRLVVYTAVYGYALYRWWLFISE; from the exons ATGGCTAATGACGCAGCTCTAAGGACCTCATTGGTGTGGTTGGCTGTGGTTATGGTGGTAGTAGGGATATGGACACTTTCTTTCAAGAAAGTGCTTGTAACTTATGTATTGGGTGTGCTCGGGATTGCTGGAGTGCTTCTACCTgattgggattattttgatagagATTACTCCAGGTGGTTTTCTTTTGTTAGTGAACAAGATAGGCTGGCTCTTGCTCAAAGATCTGGCTTCAG GCTTTGGATTTCTCCTCTCAGATTGGTTGTTTACACCGCCGTTTATGGTTATGCTTTGTACAGGTGGTGGTTGTTCATATCAGAGTGA